In bacterium, a genomic segment contains:
- a CDS encoding alpha/beta hydrolase — protein sequence MNTIYDLRFTILIPDLPGFGKSDNPRQAWGVEDYVELVKKLSDILKLEKFILIGHSFGGRIAIKFSARYPEKLRALVLTGAAGIKHSPTLKQKIFFVLAKAGKTVFSLPLINRLEKSAQKILYKAARENDYYETKGVMRETFKKIIDEDLTDCLKKIKTPALLIWGEQDRSTSLSDAKAMNLKIESAGGRSKLKIINEANHSLPYQYPEKFAKIVSEFIKKDNG from the coding sequence ATGAATACGATTTACGATTTACGATTTACGATTTTAATTCCGGATTTGCCAGGTTTTGGCAAAAGCGATAATCCGCGGCAAGCGTGGGGCGTAGAAGATTATGTTGAATTGGTAAAAAAACTGAGCGATATTTTAAAATTAGAAAAGTTTATTTTGATCGGACATTCATTCGGCGGACGCATTGCTATAAAGTTTAGCGCTCGATATCCGGAAAAATTAAGGGCATTGGTTTTAACCGGCGCTGCAGGGATCAAGCATAGTCCGACGTTAAAACAGAAAATATTTTTTGTGCTGGCAAAAGCAGGGAAAACAGTATTTTCTTTGCCGTTGATCAACCGATTGGAAAAATCAGCGCAAAAAATATTATACAAAGCCGCGCGGGAGAATGATTATTACGAGACGAAAGGCGTAATGAGAGAAACTTTTAAAAAGATTATCGATGAAGATTTGACTGACTGTTTGAAAAAAATTAAGACTCCAGCGTTGCTGATTTGGGGTGAACAAGACCGGTCAACGTCCTTGAGTGATGCCAAAGCAATGAATTTGAAAATTGAATCCGCCGGTGGGCGGAGTAAATTGAAAATTATCAATGAGGCCAATCATAGTTTGCCCTATCAATATCCCGAAAAATTTGCTAAAATTGTATCGGAATTTATAAAAAAAGACAATGGTTAA